TTTCCGCTCATTACCATCACAAGGAGTAGTTACATGCCCAGAGTTAAACGTGGATTCAAAGCGAGACGTCGTCGTAACAAGATTCTGAAGCTCGCCAAAGGTTATCGCGGCGCCCGGAGCAAATTGTTTCGCAGTGCCACCGAGGCCGTTGATCGTGCGCTGAATTACGCTTTTCGCGACCGCCGCGTCAAAAAGCGTGATTTTCGCGCCCTGTGGATTGCCCGCATCAACGCTGCGGCCCGTGAAAACGGCCTTTCCTACAGCCGCATGGTGTTCGGTCTGAAGAAGGCCGAGATCGCATTGGACCGCAAGGTCCTGGCGGAACTCGCTGTGGCGGATCCGGCCGGTTTTAGCGCCATCGCCGACAAAGCCAAAGCCCAGCTTCAGTAAATTGACAAAGATGAGAAAAAAGAGATGGGGCCGGGCCTCATCTCTTTTTTTTTGCGAGGCGGATTGCTGATGCATTCCGCCTTTGGGGTTTTCTACGAACGGACGGAACGGGATATGAGAGAAAAACTTGTTGCCATGCTTGATCACGGACGCCAGGCGTTTGAGTCTGCCAACTCCGCAGCCGCCTTGCAGGAAATCCGGGTTCGTTTTCTTGGAAAAAAGGGCGAGTTGACCTCTATTATGAAAGGCATGGGACAGCTCAGCGCCGAGCAGAGGCCTGTGATCGGTGCGCTCGCCAACGACGTTAAAGTTACGCTGGAAAAACTTTTCGAAGAACGATCCCGACTGGTCGGCGAGCTTGAACTTCAAAAGCGCCTTGCGGAAGAACGCATCGACGTTACCCTGCCGGGGCGCCGATCCATGGGTGGCAGCAAACATCCCGTAACCCTGGTTATCGAGGAAATCGCCGCGATTTTCTCGGCCATGGGGTTTGCCGTAGCGGAAGGTCCCGAAGTTGAACAGGATTTTTATAATTTTGAAGCCCTGAATATGCCCAAGGATCATCCGGCGCGGGATATGCAGGACACTTTTTATATCAACGACGACGTTGTGCTGCGCACGCATACGTCGCCTGTGCAGATCCGCACCATGCTGAAACATGCCCCGCCGGTAAGGGTTATCGCTCCGGGAACCGTATATCGCCGTGATTCCGATCTCACGCATACGCCGATGTTTCATCAGGTTGAAGGCTTTCTTGTCGATCGGAACATTTCCTTCGGCGATCTGAAGGGCGTGCTTACCGCATTTTTATCGCAGATTTTCGGCAAAGGGCTGCAAGTGCGTTTTCGGCCGTCTTTTTTTCCATTCACGGAGCCGAGTGCCGAAGTCGACATTCAGTGCGTAATGTGTAAAGGGCAGGGGTGTCGCGTCTGCAAGGGATCGGGATGGCTTGAAATCCTTGGCAGCGGCATGATCGATCCCGAAGTGTTCAAGGCCGTGGGGTACGATCCTGCCATTTATAGCGGGTTCGCTTTCGGCATGGGGGTAGAGCGGATTGCCATGCTCAAGTACGGGGTCAATGACCTGCGCCTGTTTTTCGAAAACGATGTCCGCTTTCTTCGCCAGTTTTAAGGCCTGCCGCGCCTAATTTTTTTCTAAAAGGATCGCCGTTATGATCGTTACCTATAATTGGCTGAAAGAATATGTCGACTTCGCGTTGGAGCCCGAGGAGCTGGCGCACCGGCTTACCATGGCCGGTCTTGAAGTGGATAGCATGGAACGCATCGGCTACGGGATGGATAGTGTCGTAACCGCTCGCCTGCTGACCGTCGACAGGCATCCCGACGCGGACAAGCTGACCGTTTGTCAGGTGGATTATGGCCGTGAAACGGTGCAGGTCGTGTGCGGTGCGCGCAACCATAAGGCTGGCGATCTGGTTGCCCTGGCCACGGTCGGTACCGTATTGCCCGGGAATTTCAAAATCAAAAAATCCAAAATTCGTGGCATCGAATCCTGCGGCATGCTCTGCTCGGAAAAAGAGCTGGGTCTTGCCGAAGCATCGGATGGGATCATGATCCTTTCCGATAGCTGTGCTCTCGGTCAACCTGTTTTCGATGCTCTCGGGCTTAAAGACGTCCGCTACGAGTTGGGACTGACGCCCAACCGTCCGGATTGTCTCAGCGTATTGGGGGTGGCTCGGGAGGTTGCCGCCATGACAGGGCGCCCGTTGAATATTGCCCAGCCCGCTTTGGCGGAAGGCGGAGATGAGGCAGCGGCCTGCACTTCGGTCACGATTGAGGACCCCGATGCCTGCCCTCGCTATGCGGCCCGCTTGATTCGCGGAGTCAAAATCGGGCCTTCGCCCAGCTGGCTGGTCCGTAAACTGGAATCGGTGGGACAGCGTTCCATCAACAATGTTGTCGATGTTACCAATCTTGTCCTCATGGAGTTGGGACATCCGCTGCACGCCTTCGATTTTCAACGACTTCGCGAAGGGCGGATCGTGGTCAAAAAGGCTGCCGAGGGGGAATCGTTCCGCACGCTCGATGGTGCTGCCCGGCAGTTGTCTGGCAACGATCTGGTCATAGGCGACGGGCAGGGTCCCGTAGCCCTCGCCGGGGTGATGGGCGGCGAGAATTCCGAAGTTGTTCCGGAGACCGCCGATATCCTGCTTGAAAGCGCTTATTTCAATCCCGTGACGATTCGTCGCACCAGCAAGCGGCTTGGATTGCGCACCGAGGCCTCGCACCGTTTCGAGCGCGGCTGCGATATCGCCATGGTCCCGGTGGCTCTGAACCGGGCGGCGGCCCTTATTGCTCAGGTTGCCGGCGGCCAGGTTAGCCGTGGCATGATCGATATGTATCCGCGTCCCCTGACCCAGCGCAAGATCGTCGTTTCGGTGCGTCGCGCCGATGAAATTCTCGGGCTCGATCTGAAACTCGAAGACATTCACGGGCATCTGTGTTCCATCGGGCTGGAAGCGCATCCGGCCGAAGAGCGGCACAGCGAGTCCCTGGTAGTGACCATACCTTTTTTCCGGCCGGATCTCGAAAGGGAAATCGACCTTATCGAGGAAGTGGCAAGGCTCAACGGTTATGACCGCATTCCCGTAACCATGCCGGCTGGCCGTATGGTCTGTCATATGCCGGCTGGCCACCACAAGGGAGTGTCGCGTCTGCGCGATGCAATGGTTGCCGCCGGATTCAGGGAACTTGTCAATTATTCCTTTGTTTCCCCCGAGTCGTGGGACCGCATCGGTCTGGCTGCCGGGGATCCGCGCCGTGAGGCGGTCCGCATCCTCAACCCTCTGACCGAAGAACAGTCCGTGCTGCGCACCAGCCTGGTTCCGAGTTTGCTGGAAACGGTTGCCCGCAATCTCTCCTATCAGAATCAGGACCTGAGCTTGTTTGAATTGCGGCCGGTTTTCCTGCCGGCAGCCAATGAAACGCTTCCGGCCGAGAAATGGCGCCTTTGCGCTGTTGTTTGCGGTCGTCGGGAACCGGAAGGCTGGGCGCAAAACAATCAGAAAGTGGACTTCTACGATCTTAAGGGGGTGGCGGAACAAATTCTCGAGATGTTCAATGTCGGCCCGGTAAGCTGGGACGCGGAGACTGTCGAGAGCTACCTGCACCCCGGAAAAGCCTGCTGCTTGCGGAAAAACGGTGACGTATTCGGTTCTGTTGGCGAAGTCCATCCAAAGGTTCTGGCTGCCTTTGAAATCGATCAGCCGGTGTTCCTGCTCGATCTTGATTTCGAACAAATGCTTGCCGCGAAGAGCCGTGGAAGTGTCTTCAGTGCATTGTCACGTTTTCCGCAGGTTGCCAGGGACAGTGCCTTTCTGGTTGATGAAAATCTGCTGTTCCGGGATGTCCAGGAAGTGCTGGACAAGGCCTGTGGGCCTCTGGTGGAGGAGTGTGTGCTGTTCGACCTCTATCGCGGCAAGGGCGTGCCGGACGGCAAGAAGAGTCTCGCTGTCAGGGTCCGATATCGCAGTATCGATCGCACCTTGACGGATGAGGACATTCAGAAAGCCCATGACAGGATTGTCAGGGCGCTTGTGGATCGGCTGGGTGCCGAACTCCGCTAGTTTCCATCCGGAGGCGGCCCTTTTCCGCTGTGGCGGCGTCAATCCGCAGGCTTGCTTGTGCGGCGTACCGATGTACGCCTCCGCGCAAACCTTTGATTTCCTTGCCACAACGAAAAATTGCTCGCTTCCCATATGGAAACGGCGCTGTGTTCATTTGCGCTTCCGGATAAACACCCGCTGGTTTCCATCCGGAGGCGGCCCTTTTCTGCTGTGGCGGCGTCAACCCGCAGGCTTGCTTGTGCGGCGTACCGATGTACGCCTCCGCGCAAACCTTTGATTTCCTTGCCACAACGAAAAATTGCTCGCTTCCCATATGGAAACGGCGCTGTGTTCATTTGCGCTTCCGGATAAACACCCGCTGGTTTCCATCCGGAGGCGGCCCTTTTCTGCTGTGGCGGCGTCAACCCGCAGGCTTGCTTGTGCGGCGTACCGATGTACGCCTCCGCGCAAACCTTTGATTTCCTTGCCACAACGAAAAATTGCTCGCTTCCCATATGGAAACGGCGCTGTGTTCATTTGCGCTTCCGGATGAACACCCGCTAGTTTCCATCCGGAAGCGGCCCTTTTCCGCTGTGGCGGCGTCAATCCGCAGGCTTGCTTGTGCGGCGCATAGCCGTCCGCCCGCCAGCGGGCTCACGCTTCGTTTCGCGGGTATTGTCGGTACGGGGCTTTGTCGCTGATAAAAAACCGGTTGCCTGGGGTAAATCCCTGTGATATAAAAAAACGCGTGAATTCAAGTATCTGTGGTTCAAAAGGGGGATGTCGTTATGACCAAGGCGGATCTGGTGGAGAAAGTATATCTGAAGACCGGTTTTTCCAAGAAGGAGTCTTCGGATATTGTGGAAATGGTCTTCGATTTGATGAAAAACACCCTTGAAAAGGGTGAAAAAATCAAACTGGCCGGATTCGGCAACTTTGTCGTCAAGCAAAAGGCCACGCGGCGCGGTCGCAATCCCCAAACCGGCGAGGAGATCGAAATCAGTTCGCGCAACATTCTGACCTTCAAGCCGAGCCAGGTACTCAAGTCGGCTATTAACGGGCAAGATTGACACGGCCCGGCATCGGGCGCGTTATGCAGGTGACGATTCCTGACAAGTTGTATTTTAAAATCGGAGAAGTGGCGCGCCTGACAGGGGTCAAGCCACATGTGCTGCGTTACTGGGAGTCGGAATTCCAGAATATCCGACCGGTCAAGAGCCAGGGAAAACAGCGGCTTTATCGCAGGGAAGACATCGAATTCATATTGCAGCTCAAGGATATGCTGCACCAGCAAGGGTACACCATCGCCGGTGCCAGAAAAATTCTTGCGCAGAAATGTCGTTCTTTGCAGCCGCCGGTTGATCAGCCGCTGGACGCGATGCGTATGTTGCGGGATATCCGGGAGGATCTGCTGCGGTTGCGAACTCTACTTGACCGGACTTGAAATACATCGATTTCTCTTTTCCCTTCCACCCGTTCACCCTCAGTTCGAGGCGTTTTTTTGCTGATTCTGGTGACCAACGACGACGGCGTTCACGCGCCGGGCCTTGCCGCACTGGCTGAAACCCTTCAGGAGCTTGGCCATGTTGTGGTGGTGGCTCCCGACCGCGACCGCAGCGCCATCGGTCATGCCCTCACTCTTCATGCTCCATTGCGCGCGGATTTACTGCGTCCCGGCGTATATGCCGTGGACGGTACGCCCACGGACTGTGTCAACCTGGGTATTCACGGGTTGCTGACCTCCCGCCCCGACCTGGTTGTGGCGGGCATCAACCGTGGCGCCAATGTAGGGGATGACATTACCTATTCCGGAACCGTCTCGGCCGCCATGGAAGCGACCCTGATGGGTGTCCCTGCAATCGCCGTTTCGCTTGACGGTCGTACTTTCTCCGATGCCGAATTCCGGCATGCCGCACGCGCTGCCCTGCTGATCAGCAGAAAAGTGCTGCGGGAAGGCCTGCCTCCGGACACTTATCTCAACATCAATGTTCCGGCGCAACCCATCCGGGGCATGCGTCTTACGCGGCAGGGACGCAGGCGCTATGGCGATATGGTTGTGGAAAAAATCGATCCCCGGGGACGCAAGTACTATTGGCTGGGTGGTGGCGCGTGCGATTTCGAGCAGGCTGACGGCACCGACTGCCATGCCCTTGGGGAAGGATACATCTCCGTGACGCCATTGCATCTTGACATGACCAATTTTCAGTCTTTTACGTTTCTGGCACAATGGAATGCCGATGTTGTCGATGTATAGTATTTATCAGGAAGCAGTCCCTTTTCGCGGCGGCGGCAATCCGCGGGCTTGGTTGAGCGGTGTCCCAGCGCACGCCGGCGCGCAGGCTTTTTGTTTTCTTTGTTAAACGAAAAATTATTTGTTTTCGTAATGAAAACCAGCCAGTGCTTATCCATGAATCGCGGATGGACACCCGGCGGGTTCGTAATATTTCTGGAGGCGCTCCGGACGTAAAAAACCTTTCCGGGGTGGCGATCTACATTATGGCGCCGATGCGTCGAGGGAAATGACATGGATTATTCGATAGCCCGTCGGCTGATGGTCGAGCAGCAGGTGGTAAGGCGAGGCGTGCGGGATCCGCTGGTGCTGGAAGCTATGCTGAGGGTTCCCCGCCATTTGTTCGTAGAGGAGGCCTTGTGGTCCCAGGCCTACGGCGATTTTCCCCTTCCCATTGGAGAAAAACAGACGATTTCCCAGCCTTTCATGGTGGCTTTCATGACCGAGGCAATGTGTTTGCGCGGCGGTGAAAAGATCCTGGAAATAGGTACCGGGTCAGGATACCAGGCGGCTATTCTCAGTCAGATCGTTTCCCGGGTCTTTACCGTGGAGAGGGTACCTTCACTGGCGCGCCGCGCTCGCCGTATTCTCGACAGTGTCGGCTGCCGTAACGTCAACATCAAACTCACCGACGGAACCTGCGGCTGGGAGGAAGAAGCCCCGTTCGATGCCATTATCGTTACCGCGGGAAGTCCCGATATCCCGCACTACTACCTCAAGCAGCTGGCGCTTGACGGACGGTTGATCATACCTGTCGGTAGCCGCGGAAGTCAGGTTCTGAAACGGGTGGTGCGAATCGGTGAGGATAAATTCAGCGAAGAGAATCTGCTCGATTGCCGATTTGTTCCCCTGATAGGGAAATATGGGTGGAAGGAAGAGGAGATCTGATCTTGAAATTTCTGCGGCGTCTCTATGATTGGGTGTTGCGTTGGGCGGATACGCCTTATGGCCTGCCGGCACTCTTTCTTCTGGCATTTGCCGAGTCTTCCTTTTTTCCCATCCCTCCCGATGTTCTGCTGCTGGCACTGACGCTCGGCAAGCCTTCCGGTGCTTTCCGTTTCGCAACCATAGCTTCCGCGGGGTCGGTTCTGGGGGGGGCGGTGGGCTATGCAATCGGCTGGGGCTTCTGGGATGTTCTGGGCGCATTTTTTTATCAATACGTACCCATGTTTTCCGCCGAAGGTTTTGTCCGGGTTCAGGAATTGTTCAGTCAATACAATTTCTGGGTTGTTTTTACCGCCGGGTTTACCCCGATTCCCTACAAAATCATCACGATTGGCGCCGGAGTGTTCCAGATCAATTTCGGCATGTTCATGCTAGCATCCCTGCTCAGTCGCAGTTTGCGGTTTTTTCTGCTGGCGCTGCTGGTCTTTTTGTGGGGGCAGCCTGTCCGGCGGTTTGTTGAAACCTATTTCAATTATCTGACGTTTGCCCTTATGATTCTCTGTATCGGAGGGTTTTTGCTGGTGTCGCATTTTACCTGACCTTCTTGTCGAGGCGGTGGAATTTCGATTGAAGATGACTTTTTGGTGCCATGAACAGGTTTGCAGGGCGCATGTTGTTGTTCGCCTGGGCCACGCCGCGAAGATTGGGTTCGGGCTGGTTCTGCTGCTGGCGCTGCTGCTGGCCGGCTGTGGACCACCCCGGGGCGTATACCATACGGTGCAGCCCGGGCAGACCATTTACCGCATCGGGCAGACCTATGGAGTGGATGCCGATGACGTGGCACGTTTGAACGGCATCGCGGATCCCACTCAGCTCAAGGTTGGACAGCGGCTTTTCATACCCGGCGCGCGCAGCCGAAGATTTGTACCGGCCACCGTGGCTGCCGGGGGCCATCGGCAGCGGGTGACCACCGTCAGGAAGCGTCAGCCATCCAGCGCTGCCTCATCGACTCCGTCCAGCTCCTCCCGCAGAACCCCCGCCGCGCCGTCAGCCAGCAATAAGACCTCTGTCAGGAAAAACGAGGGAACAAAAATTCCCAAAGGCAGGTTTATCTGGCCGGTTCGTGGTAAACTGGTGAAGCCCTTTGGACAACAGGGGTATGGCGGCCGTAAGGGAATCGAAATCGAAGTCAGGCACGGGCAGACGGTGGTCGCTGCCGCGGCAGGGCATGTCACCTACAGTGGGGACGGCATCAAGGGCTACGGTAACCTGATCATACTCAAGCATGCCGACGACTACTTCACGGTTTACGGGTTCAACCAGGCCAATCTGGTGCGGGCCGGAAGCTATGTCGGCAAGGGTGACCACATAGCTGTTTCCGGGTCGCCGCCGGGATACCGCGGCTCCCGTCTGCATTTTGAGATCCGGCACGGCAAGGAAGCACTGAACCCGGTTTCTTTTTTACCCTGATCATGGCATCATGACCTTCGCCTGGCGGTTGCTGCGGAGCGGCATGCGCTGCTGATGACAGGGCTGCGCTGGAGCATGACGCAATCCAGAACCGTCCCGGCGTCGGAGACGGATCTGCAAATCTGGCTTGCTGCAGGATAATCAGGCATGGAACAAGGAGGTCTGAGATCATATGGGCAAAACGCGTAAACGCTACCCGTCGGATGTTCAGGACGTTGTCGTGGAGGAGGAAGTCGAAGCCGTGGAAGAGAAGGGAGCAGGTTTTGATGCCATGCAGGTCCTTGACGAAATGGAAGAGGCAGACGAAGAGGAGTGCGATGATAACGACGATTCCGATGAAGAGGAATCCGGGGAAGACAAAAAGGACGATGGTCCCTCGGATGATGCCATCAAGCTTTACCTGAGGGAAATCCAGAAGACAAAACTGCTGACGGCCGAGGATGAGCGCATGCTTGCCCGCCGTATTTCGCAGGGAGACGCGGCTGCCCGGGATCGCATGATCGAGTCGAATCTGCGGCTGGTGGTCAAGATAGCCAAGCGCTATATGAACCGGGGTCTGCCTTTCCTCGATCTTATCGAGGAGGGCAACATGGGGCTCATCAAGGCTGTGGAGCGATTCAAGCTGAGCAAGGAGTGCCGTTTTTCCACCTATGCCACCTGGTGGATCCGGCAATCCATCGAACGTGCCCTGGTGAACCAGAGCCGCACGATCCGGCTGCCGGTGCATGTCTCCGATGACATCAACAAGTTCATCAAGATCAGTCGGGAATTGGTTCACCAGTACAACCGCGAGCCCAAGGTCGAGGAGATCGCCGAATACATGGGAGTGGACCCTGCCTATATCCGCAGGCTCATGGTGCTGGTAAAAAAGACCTATTCCATCGAGCACCCCATGGGTGAAAACCGCGACTATAGTCTCATCGATACGATCGAGGATGCCAACGCCGACAACCCCAGCGTGTTTGTCGACGACATAGACAAATATGCCCATGTCTGCAAGTGGTTTCAGACCCTGAGTGAAAATGAACAGGAGATCCTGATACTGCGCTTTGGTCTCAATGACCAGGAACCGCAGACTCTGGACACCATCGGGCGGCGGTTTGGCGTAACCCGGGAGCGGATTCGCCAGATCGAGGCCAAGAGCTTGCAGAAATTACGCGGTATCATGGAAGAACAGGAAACCGCCAGCCTGGCTTTTATGGAAAGCGAGATGGCAAAGCGTTCCTGAACACCTTAACTCTCAATGTACGCGGAAGATGTTTTATGACTGAAAGGAACCTGGACGTGGAGGACCTGCGCAATGCCATTCGGGATATCCCCGATTTCCCCAAAAAGGGGATTGTTTTCAAGGATATTACCACTTTGTTGTCCGATGCGAAAAGTTATCATCGCATGGTGGATCTCATAGCGCATCGTTATATCGGGCAAAAAATCGACCAGATCGTCGGTATCGAAGCCCGCGGCTTCATTCTCGGTGCAGCCCTGGCCTATAAACTCGGTACCGGCATTACCCTGGTGCGCAAGCCAGGCAAACTGCCTTACAAAACGATACAGAAAACCTATCAGCTTGAATATGGCACCGACAGTCTTGAAATCCACTCCGATGCGTTCAAGGGCGGTGATCGTGTCATTGTCGCGGATGACCTCCTGGCTACCGGCGGCACCGTGGCGGCGGTTATCGAAATGGTCGAAGACTGCGGCGCACAGATTGTTGAATGCGCTTTCCTGGCGGAACTGGAATTTTTGAAAGGCCGGGAAAAACTTCAATCGCACAAGGTTTTCAGTCTGCTCAAATTCTGATGGCAAGGCGAGGAAAGAAAAAACTTGCCAGAAAAATCAAACCTGTAGTATAAATCTAGCCCCTTGCTGGCCCCGTAGCTCAGCTGGATAGAGCAATCGCCTCCTAAGCGATAGGCCGTGCGTTCGAATCGCGCCGGGGCCGCCAAATCTCGACGCCCCTCTTCGTACATACGAAGAGGGGCGTATCCATTTATCGATTCGCAAAGCCCGCCCCGCATCGGATGCCGCGCCAGCCTCGCCAAGGTTTGCACGGCTTTTGAAATGCCGGTTTTTCAGTCCCGGCGGCCTCTGTATCACCAATGGTTTAGCAGTTTCCAAGAAAATATGGCAGGGCAGGGAATCAGGGTTGGTCGCTCTTTCCGCAGTGTCGTTGTATATGGGTGTAATAATGTAAACTATTGATTTGATTGCCATATGTATCTGTGGTTATAAAATAGGCAGATTGTTGGAGGCCCAGAGGGATAGGGCCCGGCAAGCCGTTTCCACAGGGTTGTCCACTGCCTGTCAACATAATTTGTGGAAAAGGTGGCAAGGGGCTTGAAGATGCGGGATTTTTAGGATCGCGGCGCGATTCTGGCATCGTCTGAAGATTGTGCTATGTTTCAGAAATGCCGCGTTCCCGTTGCTTGGCGTCTTCCCACAAGCTCTGCAGTTCCTTCAATGAAGCGCTTGTCAGGGGGCGCCGGTTTTTTCTCAGGCAATGTTCGACGTGATGAAACCTTCGGGTGAAGCGTTTGATGGTATTTCCCAGGGCGTTTTCGGCGTCGATGTCCAGAAACCGGCCAAGGTTTGCCGCGGCAAACAACAGATCACCCAGTTCCTCTTCCATTTTTTGCCCATCGCCGCCTCGAAAGGCTTCCTCGCATTCGGCCAGCTCCTCGTGGACCTTGGCCATGACGCCCTCCATATCCGGCCAGTCGAAGCCGGCACGACTGGCTCTTTCCGTAAGTTTCCTGGCTTTCATCAGGGCGGGAAGATGTGGCGGAAATGTGCCCAGGGCCGATGCTGGTTCTCCCCGGTCCCTTTTTTCCAGGCGCTTGATTTCGTCCCATTGGCGCTGAGTGGAAGCGATATCGTGGGCCTGGCAGTCGCCGAAGACGTGCGGATGTCGTCTTTCCAGTTTGTCCGTGATGCCACGGGCCACGTCTTCAAGGCTGAAAAGGTGTCTTTCTTCAAAAATGCGCGCCAACAGTACCACCTGCAACAGCAGGTCGCCCAGTTCCTCGCAA
This portion of the Syntrophotalea acetylenica genome encodes:
- a CDS encoding MerR family transcriptional regulator; the encoded protein is MQVTIPDKLYFKIGEVARLTGVKPHVLRYWESEFQNIRPVKSQGKQRLYRREDIEFILQLKDMLHQQGYTIAGARKILAQKCRSLQPPVDQPLDAMRMLRDIREDLLRLRTLLDRT
- the surE gene encoding 5'/3'-nucleotidase SurE, producing the protein MLILVTNDDGVHAPGLAALAETLQELGHVVVVAPDRDRSAIGHALTLHAPLRADLLRPGVYAVDGTPTDCVNLGIHGLLTSRPDLVVAGINRGANVGDDITYSGTVSAAMEATLMGVPAIAVSLDGRTFSDAEFRHAARAALLISRKVLREGLPPDTYLNINVPAQPIRGMRLTRQGRRRYGDMVVEKIDPRGRKYYWLGGGACDFEQADGTDCHALGEGYISVTPLHLDMTNFQSFTFLAQWNADVVDV
- a CDS encoding peptidoglycan DD-metalloendopeptidase family protein produces the protein MTFWCHEQVCRAHVVVRLGHAAKIGFGLVLLLALLLAGCGPPRGVYHTVQPGQTIYRIGQTYGVDADDVARLNGIADPTQLKVGQRLFIPGARSRRFVPATVAAGGHRQRVTTVRKRQPSSAASSTPSSSSRRTPAAPSASNKTSVRKNEGTKIPKGRFIWPVRGKLVKPFGQQGYGGRKGIEIEVRHGQTVVAAAAGHVTYSGDGIKGYGNLIILKHADDYFTVYGFNQANLVRAGSYVGKGDHIAVSGSPPGYRGSRLHFEIRHGKEALNPVSFLP
- the pheT gene encoding phenylalanine--tRNA ligase subunit beta — its product is MIVTYNWLKEYVDFALEPEELAHRLTMAGLEVDSMERIGYGMDSVVTARLLTVDRHPDADKLTVCQVDYGRETVQVVCGARNHKAGDLVALATVGTVLPGNFKIKKSKIRGIESCGMLCSEKELGLAEASDGIMILSDSCALGQPVFDALGLKDVRYELGLTPNRPDCLSVLGVAREVAAMTGRPLNIAQPALAEGGDEAAACTSVTIEDPDACPRYAARLIRGVKIGPSPSWLVRKLESVGQRSINNVVDVTNLVLMELGHPLHAFDFQRLREGRIVVKKAAEGESFRTLDGAARQLSGNDLVIGDGQGPVALAGVMGGENSEVVPETADILLESAYFNPVTIRRTSKRLGLRTEASHRFERGCDIAMVPVALNRAAALIAQVAGGQVSRGMIDMYPRPLTQRKIVVSVRRADEILGLDLKLEDIHGHLCSIGLEAHPAEERHSESLVVTIPFFRPDLEREIDLIEEVARLNGYDRIPVTMPAGRMVCHMPAGHHKGVSRLRDAMVAAGFRELVNYSFVSPESWDRIGLAAGDPRREAVRILNPLTEEQSVLRTSLVPSLLETVARNLSYQNQDLSLFELRPVFLPAANETLPAEKWRLCAVVCGRREPEGWAQNNQKVDFYDLKGVAEQILEMFNVGPVSWDAETVESYLHPGKACCLRKNGDVFGSVGEVHPKVLAAFEIDQPVFLLDLDFEQMLAAKSRGSVFSALSRFPQVARDSAFLVDENLLFRDVQEVLDKACGPLVEECVLFDLYRGKGVPDGKKSLAVRVRYRSIDRTLTDEDIQKAHDRIVRALVDRLGAELR
- a CDS encoding RNA polymerase sigma factor RpoD/SigA, translated to MGKTRKRYPSDVQDVVVEEEVEAVEEKGAGFDAMQVLDEMEEADEEECDDNDDSDEEESGEDKKDDGPSDDAIKLYLREIQKTKLLTAEDERMLARRISQGDAAARDRMIESNLRLVVKIAKRYMNRGLPFLDLIEEGNMGLIKAVERFKLSKECRFSTYATWWIRQSIERALVNQSRTIRLPVHVSDDINKFIKISRELVHQYNREPKVEEIAEYMGVDPAYIRRLMVLVKKTYSIEHPMGENRDYSLIDTIEDANADNPSVFVDDIDKYAHVCKWFQTLSENEQEILILRFGLNDQEPQTLDTIGRRFGVTRERIRQIEAKSLQKLRGIMEEQETASLAFMESEMAKRS
- a CDS encoding integration host factor subunit alpha, whose translation is MTKADLVEKVYLKTGFSKKESSDIVEMVFDLMKNTLEKGEKIKLAGFGNFVVKQKATRRGRNPQTGEEIEISSRNILTFKPSQVLKSAINGQD
- the mazG gene encoding nucleoside triphosphate pyrophosphohydrolase; amino-acid sequence: MDQTKNTPSLGRLAHIVAQLRAPQGCPWDAAQTPESLRPCIIEEAYELIEAIDQGDHLAICEELGDLLLQVVLLARIFEERHLFSLEDVARGITDKLERRHPHVFGDCQAHDIASTQRQWDEIKRLEKRDRGEPASALGTFPPHLPALMKARKLTERASRAGFDWPDMEGVMAKVHEELAECEEAFRGGDGQKMEEELGDLLFAAANLGRFLDIDAENALGNTIKRFTRRFHHVEHCLRKNRRPLTSASLKELQSLWEDAKQRERGISET
- the pheS gene encoding phenylalanine--tRNA ligase subunit alpha; this translates as MREKLVAMLDHGRQAFESANSAAALQEIRVRFLGKKGELTSIMKGMGQLSAEQRPVIGALANDVKVTLEKLFEERSRLVGELELQKRLAEERIDVTLPGRRSMGGSKHPVTLVIEEIAAIFSAMGFAVAEGPEVEQDFYNFEALNMPKDHPARDMQDTFYINDDVVLRTHTSPVQIRTMLKHAPPVRVIAPGTVYRRDSDLTHTPMFHQVEGFLVDRNISFGDLKGVLTAFLSQIFGKGLQVRFRPSFFPFTEPSAEVDIQCVMCKGQGCRVCKGSGWLEILGSGMIDPEVFKAVGYDPAIYSGFAFGMGVERIAMLKYGVNDLRLFFENDVRFLRQF
- a CDS encoding protein-L-isoaspartate(D-aspartate) O-methyltransferase, whose amino-acid sequence is MDYSIARRLMVEQQVVRRGVRDPLVLEAMLRVPRHLFVEEALWSQAYGDFPLPIGEKQTISQPFMVAFMTEAMCLRGGEKILEIGTGSGYQAAILSQIVSRVFTVERVPSLARRARRILDSVGCRNVNIKLTDGTCGWEEEAPFDAIIVTAGSPDIPHYYLKQLALDGRLIIPVGSRGSQVLKRVVRIGEDKFSEENLLDCRFVPLIGKYGWKEEEI
- a CDS encoding adenine phosphoribosyltransferase, whose protein sequence is MTERNLDVEDLRNAIRDIPDFPKKGIVFKDITTLLSDAKSYHRMVDLIAHRYIGQKIDQIVGIEARGFILGAALAYKLGTGITLVRKPGKLPYKTIQKTYQLEYGTDSLEIHSDAFKGGDRVIVADDLLATGGTVAAVIEMVEDCGAQIVECAFLAELEFLKGREKLQSHKVFSLLKF
- the rplT gene encoding 50S ribosomal protein L20; its protein translation is MPRVKRGFKARRRRNKILKLAKGYRGARSKLFRSATEAVDRALNYAFRDRRVKKRDFRALWIARINAAARENGLSYSRMVFGLKKAEIALDRKVLAELAVADPAGFSAIADKAKAQLQ
- a CDS encoding YqaA family protein — translated: MKFLRRLYDWVLRWADTPYGLPALFLLAFAESSFFPIPPDVLLLALTLGKPSGAFRFATIASAGSVLGGAVGYAIGWGFWDVLGAFFYQYVPMFSAEGFVRVQELFSQYNFWVVFTAGFTPIPYKIITIGAGVFQINFGMFMLASLLSRSLRFFLLALLVFLWGQPVRRFVETYFNYLTFALMILCIGGFLLVSHFT